A genomic region of Pongo pygmaeus isolate AG05252 chromosome 7, NHGRI_mPonPyg2-v2.0_pri, whole genome shotgun sequence contains the following coding sequences:
- the MAFA gene encoding transcription factor MafA: protein MAAELAMGAELPSSPLAIEYVNDFDLMKFEVKKEPPEAERFCHRLPPGSLSSTPLSTPCSSVPSSPSFCAPSPGTGGGGGAGGGGGASQAGGVPGPPSGGPGAVGGTSGKPALEDLYWMSGYQHHLNPEALNLTPEDAVEALIGSGHHGAHHGAHHPAAAAAYEAFRGPGFAGGGGADDMGAGHHHGAHHAAHHHHAAHHHHHNHHHHHGGAGQGGGAGHHVRLEERFSDDQLVSMSVRELNRQLRGFSKEEVIRLKQKRRTLKNRGYAQSCRFKRVQQRHILESEKCQLQSQVEQLKLEVGRLAKERDLYKEKYEKLAGRGGPGGAGGAGFPREPSPPQAGPGGAKGAPDFFL from the coding sequence ATGGCCGCGGAGCTGGCGATGGGCGCCGAGCTGCCCAGCAGCCCGCTGGCCATCGAGTACGTCAACGACTTCGACCTGATGAAGTTCGAGGTGAAGAAGGAGCCGCCCGAGGCCGAGCGCTTCTGCCACCGCCTGCCGCCAGGCTCGCTGTCCTCGACGCCGCTCAGCACGCCCTGCTCCTCCGTGCCCTCCTCGCCCAGCTTCTGCGCGCCCAGCCCGGGcaccggcggcggcggcggcgcggggggcggcggcggcgcgtcTCAGGCCGGGGGCGTCCCCGGGCCGCCGAGCGGGGGCCCCGGCGCCGTCGGGGGCACCTCGGGGAAGCCGGCGCTGGAGGATCTGTACTGGATGAGCGGCTACCAGCATCACCTCAACCCCGAGGCGCTCAACCTGACGCCCGAGGACGCGGTGGAGGCGCTTATCGGCAGCGGCCACCACGGCGCGCACCACGGCGCGCACCACCCGGCGGCCGCCGCGGCCTACGAGGCTTTCCGCGGCCCGGGCttcgcgggcggcggcggcgcggacGACATGGGCGCCGGCCACCACCACGGCGCGCACCACGCcgcccaccaccaccacgccgcccaccaccaccaccacaaccaccaccaccaccatggcGGCGCGGGACAAGGCGGTGGCGCGGGCCACCACGTGCGCCTGGAGGAGCGCTTCTCCGACGACCAGCTGGTGTCCATGTCGGTGCGCGAGCTGAACCGGCAGCTCCGCGGCTTCAGCAAGGAGGAGGTCATCCGGCTCAAGCAGAAGCGGCGCACGCTCAAGAACCGCGGCTACGCGCAGTCCTGCCGCTTCAAGCGGGTGCAGCAGCGGCACATTCTGGAGAGCGAGAAGTGCCAACTCCAGAGCCAGGTGGAGCAGCTGAAGCTGGAGGTGGGGCGCCTGGCCAAAGAGCGGGACCTGTACAAGGAGAAATACGAGAAGCTGGCGGGCCGGGGCGGCCCCGGGGGCGCGGGCGGGGCCGGTTTCCCGCGGGAGCCTTCGCCGCCGCAGGCCGGTCCCGGCGGGGCCAAGGGTGCGCCCGACTTCTTCCTGTAG